The segment CGTTTCGTCCAGCTTTTTAGACTTCTATTGGCTCGATGCTAGGCGGTTCTTGGTGTTTGACCATGAAGGTGTCAAGCTGTACGCCACGAGAAGCACATCACCGTTGGATAGCAAAGAAGTCTTCAAGGAGTTAGATTTTAACATCGCAAATGCGGCCGAGCATGATTTTATCAACAACCGGTTTCTCTTTGTCTCCACCAGGACCATTCAGCTGCTGGAAGTATCAGCATCCGCCACTTCGCCCGCCGATGGGCTTTCCATGGGAAGAAGTTATACCATAGATGGTGAAAGAGAAGTAATATCTGCTAGGTTTGGGATGACTGAAAAATCGCTCATAGTTCTCTACAGCGACCCATACGAACTAGTAATCTACAATTACCAGGGCAAGGTTCTACAGAGAGTTGAGATCAGCAAACAACTGCTTACAACTGACAAGATTCGGCCATCATTGATCCTCAATAAGAAAAGTTCCAAGCTTCTAATAGCGCTTGGTAACCGCATACTTGTCTATTCCTTCGACAAAAGGAAGGTCATCCTCAATGAGACGTTAAAAACGCAGCCAACTAACATAGTATTCAAAACAGTAAGAAACAGCATGCTGTTTGGATATGAGGATGGGACCGTCGAAGTTAGAAGGCTGAATGATTTCACTTCCATCTTAAGAGTCCCAGTCGAAGAGCATGAGGAGGCGACGAACGGCAAGAAGGTCACTCATCTTGATTGTACCTCCGTCAACTCCGCGACTTTGATAGTATTTGGTTTTGACGACGGAACAATCAAAGTACAAAGGAACCCTGATCTGCTGGACAGCTGATAAATGAGAGCAGATAGCCTACTAATGAATATGAAGTTTAGCTATGTCTTTTATGTGAAAAATTGTGTCGTTCATGACGGTGATCTTTTCCATGTTGTTACTTAGAAAAGTCGTTAACTTTATACACCGGTCCCTCAATGAGATAATCAAGCATAGGCTCTATCAGTTGTGTCATTTATATTTCTCTTCGAGTGATCACAATGCTTTTGCTGTCCAAGATTGATGCCGATCTGCTCCAGTATAACAAAGAAACGGTTCCTGAGAATGTGATCAATCTGTATTTAAGCGATGAGAACGGAATAGACAAGCAAAATAGACCTAATGACCTGCATAATAGCCACTATTCAAAGACTATCGAACTGTCGAACAATGAATACATTGCATATCACCTATCAAATGATTTTTCCGTCGTGAGTATCTACACCTTGGGCACATCATCGGGCAAGACGATAAATATTTACTTGCCTTGCCCGTCAATGAACATGCAGCACACTCTGAATATAGCCGAATTCGACGAGAGGCTCACAATTAGCATAATTTTAAAGGACGGCGTTTACCTGGTCATGGAATTACCACTCGATTTCATTTTTTCAAACGCAAGTCATTTAAGTCAAGACTGGCTGAAAGCTCTCAATCCGTATGATTTCACCATTAGAGTGCCCCACTTTCTTTATACAATATCAAGGGACTTTTCCGTGATCTTTCTCAGCGATGGAGGTTTGCTAGGTTTGAGAAGGGCGAAGAACTTCGAACTTGAACCTATTTTGTTCAATGATAACTCATACATCGAAAGCCTTGTCCAGATGTTCTCTCGCAAGGGCCGCGACAGAAGCGAGAAAGTGATTAGTTGTCTGTTGTTCGCTGACCAGTATCTGTTGGTCTTGACTCAAAGCTGCCATTTGAAAATTTGGGATCTAGAAAGCTTACGATTAATATCTGACGATAATTTGTTCCCGAGTAGCCATTCGGAAACCTATTCCACTGGTGTCCATGAGTGCCCTGGTAACTACCTGTCGCTTTTGAACAATTGGCTTGTGGTTTATTTACCGTTCGGTAATGGTGTGTTTGTCCTAGGCCAACTTGAATTCACCGCCGGTGGCAAACCAGTTTTTTCGAGGAGGAATGAAATATCGTCCAATTTATCATCATTGTCGATATGGACGCTGGTCGATATGGATTTGTTGAAGCCGTTGGAATTGGATGTCGATACTGCGTACCTTAATTTGGTCGTTTTATGGAAAAGTGGACTGAGTAGCAAGGTTCAGATTCTGAATATAAAAGATGAGAACATGGAGTTGTACGAATGGATAGATGGAAGCAATAAGTCAATAAGTGACATTGAAGCCGAGCAGGATCTGAGCGTTAATGGCGATGCTGAAAGAGGTCTCTTCAACCTGAAATCACGCTATTCGCCTCAATTATATGAACGGGCACAAAAAATTCTAAGCGAAAACAACATAATCAAACTGGccgacgaggaggagaCGATGGATTACCTAGCCAATCTCGAGACACTCTTGCGAGACCTGAAGAATAAAGCTGATGAAGTCTCTTCATTGACGGTGCTCAAAGATGAGATCATAATGGTGAACTGCTTGCAAAGCCACAATCACTCTGTTTACAAGGTCAATTCAGCTTTAGAAAATGTTTACTACAATATTTATGAGGAGCCAAGCGATAATGAGCAGTCGCGCTACTTGAAAACCTTGCATGGCTTTTCCGCCACACTGTCTCCACAGGTTGTTGAATCCCTTTCGCGTGAACTTACTGGTATTGTCAGTGGGGAAGTGGATACAAGCCTCACAATGAAGGAAAAGTTCACAAGAATTTTCAATTCTTGCCTAAAGTCCAATTTTGAAGTTTCCAATTTGAAACTATTATTCGATGAGCTGAGCACTTTCGACATTGTTCCTCTTTTAAATGATCTAATAGAGAATCTGTTAGGAGGTTATGCTGATCACACAAGCAGTTTCATTGACGCTCTTGCGGTTGATGATATAAGCGCCGTCATGATCATGGAAAGCTTGTACCAATCAGTTACGATTCAGAAACATTTTGTTCTGGAGATTTTGTTGACTTTCGTGCTGTTGGATTTCGATTACGACATCTTTTCTAAAGAGTTAAACGCTTTATTGAACTTGCATTATAAACAGTCGTTAACTCTCAGATTGTATCAAATTGATAGGTCACTCCTTGGAACGGAGCTTTTTTCCCAGACTACGAAATTCAGGTCAGGCGTTCAGTTGCACTCCTACTCCGAATGGAATAGCTACTTGAGCCATGCGCTATCCAGTATTTGGGAAGATGCAAGCATCCACTTACCAAATGCCACCAATCGTTATTTTATGAAATTCTTCGAGTTTTACGTGATTCAACAGTCGGAAAACAATGATAGGGGTTTCACGACCAAACTTTTCCTTCAGATTGTTGGATGGCCATATCACGTTCGTCATAACCAAGTTCAAGAGTTTATGTTGGCTATGATGATGTTTGCTTGTAACAATTATGAGCAAGCGTATGAGTACTTCCATCTTCATGACTATACACAGTCCTTAGTGACATCCTTACCGGAATGCTTGGAggaattgaaggatgaaaaCTCAGCGAGTATCTGGTCTCCTCTTATACGCACATTAGGGACGCCTCACGGTCACACTAAGTTTGAGTATGAGCTAGCACTGCTGTTTGTCAGTCATAACAGCCCAGAGTTTGGGTACAAATGCATAAAAAAATCAATCGAGCACACGATGAAAAGCGTAAAGATAGAGGAAACGAAGGATTTCAAGTGTAAACAGTTGAAAGTATATCTAGATCTCCTGGTCCACTTTATGCTGTTTTCAGAGGCGCTGGATGTTCTGCGGTGTAGTCATGATACTCTTTCAGAGGAGATCCGGACCAGCTATTATAGATCGATGCTGCAGAATGCAAGTCAGAGTCGAACTTTCTTTGCTACTTTACTAAATTTGTGCTCGCATGCAGCAAAAGGACTGTACTTGCCTGAGTCTGATTTCCGAATTATTGATCGGATATTGGTCTCGCAACTAGAAGACAATGATTGGCAGAGCTATAAAAGACTGTACAGTTTCCGCATATTGAATCAGCACGATAGGTCTGCAGCAGAAGTGATTTACCACTACATGGCCTCTATTGCGAGTGATTTggagacgaagaagaagtgtTACTTGATCGTGATTAATGTTTTGTCAACATTTGATGACGACAGTGACAAATGGCTGTTGGACGGCGGGAAGATTGTCACTTTGCAAGAACTTAAGTACGAAATAGCAAATTTATAAGACGGCAGCACCTTACTGCGTGCCCGATCATCCTCTATTGATTGTATTCCCACTGCCTTTTGGATTTGCTTCCTTGAATTCGTCCCAGTAGCGCGCTTTATAAGTTTGCTCATCTTGCCATTTCTCACTGTCTTCATTCCCATCATCTTTTGGCTCCGGCTCCCCGCCCTGGAGGACCCTTCCTTCCTCCCACTCTTTTGCTAAAAACTCCTCAACTGACATTGTTGGGCCATACTGTCCATATCCACGTACTTTGCTTTGCAGTTCTGTCCTCTTGTCAACCAATGTGAAATTTCTTAAAACTTTGCCCTCTTTGGACAACAGAGGTCGATTGAGTGTCTCTAGCTTGTCAGTAAACCCGTTCTGTTCCTGTTTTTGGCCTTTCTGCTGGCTTGGTTCCGCTGGCGGTGGTGAAATCTTGGTGAAATTCGTTAGGAGCTCGATTTCATATAAAATCTGCTCGACTGCATTTATGGCTGAGTACGATAGATGCTTTAATCTCTGCAAGCTCAGCTCACGCAGTAGCTCGTCCTTATCGTCATCCTGCGTTTCGTCTTTCTGCTTATATTTGTCCTCAAGGCTATCTAAAAGCTCAGCGGTTTGCTTTGCTTGACGATAGCTCTCAATCTTTTGTTGCCTCTTGAGTTGGGCACCAGAGAGGTCGTCTTTGTGGGCTGGCTGAGCGCTGAATTCTTGCAAAGTAGGCCTGTAGCTATTTTCGAAAGATtcgatcttcttcactAGAAATTGGTCTAAGATCTCAACATCCTGCAGGCTATGGATAAATTGCATGAATAACTGCACGGATTTATCCAGAAACTTAAGCTTCATCTTATTTCTCTGCAAAGGATCGCTTATCTGGGCACTTGTCGTCTGTTTCCTGGAGCACATCTGAGCGAGGTAGTAGTCTATGCCAAGAAACTTTATTGAGCTTGTCGGAATATCCTCGATTGATTCGTTTGCACTGA is part of the Torulaspora globosa chromosome 7, complete sequence genome and harbors:
- the NUP120 gene encoding Nup120p (ancestral locus Anc_2.582) → MLLLSKIDADLLQYNKETVPENVINLYLSDENGIDKQNRPNDLHNSHYSKTIELSNNEYIAYHLSNDFSVVSIYTLGTSSGKTINIYLPCPSMNMQHTLNIAEFDERLTISIILKDGVYLVMELPLDFIFSNASHLSQDWLKALNPYDFTIRVPHFLYTISRDFSVIFLSDGGLLGLRRAKNFELEPILFNDNSYIESLVQMFSRKGRDRSEKVISCLLFADQYLLVLTQSCHLKIWDLESLRLISDDNLFPSSHSETYSTGVHECPGNYLSLLNNWLVVYLPFGNGVFVLGQLEFTAGGKPVFSRRNEISSNLSSLSIWTLVDMDLLKPLELDVDTAYLNLVVLWKSGLSSKVQILNIKDENMELYEWIDGSNKSISDIEAEQDLSVNGDAERGLFNLKSRYSPQLYERAQKILSENNIIKLADEEETMDYLANLETLLRDLKNKADEVSSLTVLKDEIIMVNCLQSHNHSVYKVNSALENVYYNIYEEPSDNEQSRYLKTLHGFSATLSPQVVESLSRELTGIVSGEVDTSLTMKEKFTRIFNSCLKSNFEVSNLKLLFDELSTFDIVPLLNDLIENLLGGYADHTSSFIDALAVDDISAVMIMESLYQSVTIQKHFVLEILLTFVLLDFDYDIFSKELNALLNLHYKQSLTLRLYQIDRSLLGTELFSQTTKFRSGVQLHSYSEWNSYLSHALSSIWEDASIHLPNATNRYFMKFFEFYVIQQSENNDRGFTTKLFLQIVGWPYHVRHNQVQEFMLAMMMFACNNYEQAYEYFHLHDYTQSLVTSLPECLEELKDENSASIWSPLIRTLGTPHGHTKFEYELALLFVSHNSPEFGYKCIKKSIEHTMKSVKIEETKDFKCKQLKVYLDLLVHFMLFSEALDVLRCSHDTLSEEIRTSYYRSMLQNASQSRTFFATLLNLCSHAAKGLYLPESDFRIIDRILVSQLEDNDWQSYKRLYSFRILNQHDRSAAEVIYHYMASIASDLETKKKCYLIVINVLSTFDDDSDKWLLDGGKIVTLQELKYEIANL
- the TAP42 gene encoding Tap42p (ancestral locus Anc_2.581), with protein sequence MSLSQEYDSILEIYLGKVEHTSLRQDSSEYQALLASLIERLLRLKTTIHTTLALFSANESIEDIPTSSIKFLGIDYYLAQMCSRKQTTSAQISDPLQRNKMKLKFLDKSVQLFMQFIHSLQDVEILDQFLVKKIESFENSYRPTLQEFSAQPAHKDDLSGAQLKRQQKIESYRQAKQTAELLDSLEDKYKQKDETQDDDKDELLRELSLQRLKHLSYSAINAVEQILYEIELLTNFTKISPPPAEPSQQKGQKQEQNGFTDKLETLNRPLLSKEGKVLRNFTLVDKRTELQSKVRGYGQYGPTMSVEEFLAKEWEEGRVLQGGEPEPKDDGNEDSEKWQDEQTYKARYWDEFKEANPKGSGNTINRG